The following coding sequences are from one Cyprinus carpio isolate SPL01 chromosome A24, ASM1834038v1, whole genome shotgun sequence window:
- the hhla2b.2 gene encoding uncharacterized protein hhla2b.2: protein MKLFFLLWILPLTLGDTRVTCIYTEECMLPCTSTNLDIIHWYKDKNAVHSFYHNQDQLGHQHADYKGRTSLLPESEIKNGNLSLLIRNISLQDEGRYKCYAATEKTNDEKFVDVSVEAPAKSVNITLNDDTVICSTSGVYPKPKVLWSSDPPAKELPNNVSQTEDQLFTVTSQLNVEAITDTYTYNCSITTNKYSYTASLKQQVASELSANEFIFKCPVTKDFNYSLTLRFSNTILTYDRKTSMEEISEQWRDKVTFHREDGSIKLSHLNQEQLGTYTCESTTAQYRYITQTKVQSSRGLGNEIYIIICIGIVLAILLIALIVCVVKKKRKKRRPDDAENSRETSNSAQEMEELNKSKD from the exons ATGAAGCTGTTTTTCTTGCTGTGGATTCTGCCTTTAACCTTAGGAG ACACTCGTGTCACCTGTATCTATACTGAAGAATGTATGTTACCTTGCACTTCCACCAACCTTGATATCATCCACTGGTACAAGGATAAAAATGCAGTGCATTCATTCTACCACAATCAGGACCAGCTGGGCCATCAGCACGCGGACTACAAGGGAAGAACATCCCTGTTGCCGgaatctgaaattaaaaatggaaatttatCACTCTTGATAAGAAACATCAGTCTCCAAGATGAAGGCAGATACAAGTGCTACGCTGCCACTGAAAAAACTAATGATGAGAAGTTTGTGGATGTGTCAGTGGAAG ctCCAGCTAAATCTGTGAACATCACATTAAATGATGATACAGTCATCTGCAGCACCAGTGGAGTTTATCCAAAACCAAAAGTCTTGTGGTCCTCAGACCCTCCAGCAAAGGAGCTGCCGAACAACGTCAGCCAAACAGAAGATCAGCTGTTTACAGTGACAAGTCAACTGAATGTGGAAGCCATCACAGATACCTACACATATAACTGTTCAATAACTACTAATAAATATAGCTATACAGCAAGTCTGAAACAACAAG TTGCTTCAGAACTCTCAGCGAATGAGTTCATTTTCAAATGTCCAGTCACTAAGGATTTCAACTACAGTCTCACCTTGAGGTTTTCCAACACCATCCTGACATATGACCGCAAAACCTCTATGGAAGAAATCTCTGAGCAGTGGAGGGATAAAGTTACCTTTCATCGAGAAGATGGAAGCATTAAACTCTCTCATCTTAATCAAGAGCAACTGGGAACATACACATGTGAAAGCACCACAGCCCAGTACAGATACATTACACAAACCAAAGTCCAGTCATCAAGAG GTTTGGGAAATGAAATCTACATAATTATCTGCATTGGTATAGTCCTAGCCATTCTTCTTATTGCTCTAATTGTTTGtgttgtaaaaaagaaaagaaagaaaagg AGAcctgatgatgctgaaaattcaagagAAACATCCAATTCTGCCCAGGAGATGGAGGAGTTGAATAAAAGCAAAGACTAA